In the Nitrospirales bacterium LBB_01 genome, one interval contains:
- a CDS encoding radical SAM protein — protein sequence MGSVGGEQIPLGIYYIAAYLRTHGFVTSVTDAEALKLTEDDIIKEIRDFSPAFVGISSTTVAFHRALTTAKLIKETFPNIVTILGGPHVTSNLEHAMSFEAFDYGVLGEGEVTVHELLEALYEDKPVADIKGIAYRDSSGELRSTVRRDYIENLDTLPYPAFDLVSDINLYKPPPSNYKTLPVVNMITSRGCPSGCTFCDKNIFGRMYRKRSAQNVFDEILFLWEKYKIREIAFVDDTFLVNKQRIYDLFGLIQKSGLFFHWTCMARINNVDFEFLKFLRDNGCWNIAFGIESGDEEILKVIKKDISLEKTRQVIEWCHELKIKTKGFFIIGHPLETLDTMNKTIEFSLSIPLDAVVVTINTPIPGSPQYAEAHKYGSLDTADWSQFNYWRPVFVPAGLTKEILLEKQKEMYTRFYMRPHILFEYFKSLFGRGGIKRLKAILPSLSLLIQSKLKRI from the coding sequence GTGGGAAGTGTTGGAGGGGAGCAAATCCCTCTTGGGATATACTACATAGCAGCATACCTTCGCACACATGGGTTTGTGACATCCGTGACGGATGCCGAGGCACTTAAACTTACTGAGGATGACATAATCAAAGAAATCAGAGATTTCTCGCCTGCCTTTGTAGGAATAAGCTCAACTACGGTTGCCTTTCATCGTGCACTGACGACAGCTAAGTTGATAAAGGAGACATTCCCAAATATCGTTACCATATTAGGAGGCCCGCATGTCACCTCAAATCTTGAACACGCAATGTCCTTTGAAGCGTTTGACTATGGGGTGTTAGGCGAGGGAGAGGTAACAGTTCATGAGCTTTTAGAGGCTCTGTATGAGGACAAACCGGTAGCCGACATCAAGGGTATAGCATATCGCGACAGCAGTGGAGAACTCAGAAGCACTGTACGCAGGGACTACATTGAAAACCTTGACACCCTGCCATATCCTGCTTTTGACCTTGTTTCCGATATTAATCTCTACAAGCCTCCTCCGTCAAATTACAAAACCCTGCCTGTAGTAAACATGATAACCTCACGAGGCTGCCCTAGCGGCTGCACATTTTGCGATAAAAACATATTTGGCAGAATGTACAGAAAGCGCTCTGCTCAAAACGTCTTTGACGAGATTCTCTTCTTATGGGAAAAATATAAGATTCGTGAAATCGCCTTTGTTGACGATACTTTTTTAGTCAATAAACAGCGCATATACGACTTGTTTGGATTGATACAAAAATCGGGACTGTTTTTCCACTGGACGTGTATGGCAAGGATAAATAATGTTGATTTTGAATTTTTAAAATTTTTAAGAGACAACGGCTGCTGGAACATTGCCTTTGGAATAGAGTCCGGCGATGAGGAAATACTGAAGGTGATAAAAAAAGATATTTCGCTTGAAAAAACCCGGCAGGTAATAGAGTGGTGCCATGAACTTAAAATTAAAACCAAAGGTTTTTTCATAATAGGGCATCCGCTTGAGACCCTTGATACGATGAACAAAACCATAGAGTTTTCCCTAAGCATTCCCCTTGATGCGGTCGTGGTGACAATCAACACGCCTATTCCAGGCTCGCCCCAGTACGCTGAGGCGCACAAGTACGGCTCATTGGACACTGCCGATTGGTCGCAGTTTAACTACTGGCGTCCGGTTTTTGTTCCAGCAGGGTTAACAAAAGAGATTCTACTTGAAAAGCAAAAGGAGATGTACACGCGATTTTACATGAGGCCACACATCTTGTTTGAGTACTTCAAAAGTCTCTTTGGCAGAGGGGGTATAAAACGCCTTAAGGCCATACTGCCATCGCTCTCGCTTTTGATTCAAAGCAAACTAAAGAGGATTTAG
- a CDS encoding TolC family protein encodes MTKNLHFYRIQTVMRAASGLASACLLSVFLTHGVSFAQASEPSASETMTISEGVAIAVSDENRIVKIAAQSVNISERETDIAAAPLLPSVNAEISQGYLQHTPTAMFGSMQVPMGNRDSLSYTISARQTIFDFGASISRYRASLSTLDAVKYDYERTKNLIVLEFIVGCYDTLEFEKLVAVSQAETERFQSHLKVARSLFKEGVITKNDLLQAEVKLADAKQRHLSLKNMLAVSVSKLNNILSRPLKTQLHIIDDPESPVTDMSVEHFWKIAEKQRLEIKIMDKQLQALSFHEKSKTAAFFPSFYVQGGYNYTQNDYQVYEGNWALIAGVSVNLFNGGSTRAEVSKLKLMTEKLSEERKKLIDNIRLDVQKYYLNMKSAEEKISVLKDSTQQATENLRINKIRYEQGQGTATDVLDAITLLTNAETNYFSALYDLKRASAGLMYLSGADMAEVFKKKIL; translated from the coding sequence TTGACAAAAAACCTACATTTTTATAGAATACAAACTGTGATGAGAGCCGCCTCGGGGTTAGCAAGTGCATGTTTGTTATCAGTGTTTTTGACGCATGGTGTATCTTTTGCACAAGCGTCTGAGCCCTCAGCCTCAGAGACCATGACAATTTCTGAAGGGGTTGCCATTGCCGTTTCAGATGAAAACCGGATTGTTAAAATAGCAGCCCAAAGCGTTAATATCTCAGAGCGGGAAACTGACATTGCCGCCGCACCGCTTTTACCATCTGTCAATGCCGAAATATCGCAGGGATATTTGCAGCATACGCCCACCGCTATGTTTGGTTCTATGCAGGTGCCCATGGGTAACAGAGATTCCCTCTCTTACACAATAAGCGCAAGGCAGACTATTTTTGACTTTGGTGCAAGTATCTCCCGTTACAGAGCCTCTCTCTCAACCCTTGATGCTGTTAAGTACGACTATGAACGCACAAAAAATCTTATAGTGCTGGAGTTTATTGTTGGCTGCTACGATACGCTTGAGTTTGAAAAACTTGTAGCTGTGTCACAAGCTGAGACTGAAAGATTTCAGTCGCACCTTAAAGTTGCACGCTCTCTTTTTAAAGAAGGCGTGATTACAAAAAATGACCTCCTTCAGGCTGAGGTTAAACTTGCTGATGCTAAGCAGCGGCATCTCTCACTAAAAAATATGCTGGCGGTTTCCGTCTCTAAGTTAAATAATATCTTATCTCGGCCATTAAAGACACAATTACACATAATTGACGACCCTGAGTCGCCTGTCACTGATATGTCAGTTGAACACTTTTGGAAAATAGCCGAAAAACAAAGACTTGAGATAAAAATTATGGACAAGCAGCTTCAGGCATTGAGCTTTCATGAAAAATCGAAAACCGCCGCATTTTTCCCGTCATTTTACGTACAAGGCGGCTATAACTATACACAAAATGACTACCAGGTGTATGAGGGGAACTGGGCTCTTATTGCAGGGGTAAGTGTTAATCTCTTTAATGGAGGCAGCACAAGGGCCGAGGTATCAAAGTTGAAACTGATGACAGAAAAACTCTCAGAAGAAAGAAAAAAACTCATTGATAATATCAGGCTTGATGTTCAAAAGTATTATCTTAATATGAAAAGCGCTGAGGAAAAGATTTCAGTTTTAAAGGATTCAACTCAGCAGGCAACGGAAAATCTGCGTATTAACAAAATTCGCTATGAGCAAGGACAGGGTACAGCAACAGATGTCTTAGATGCTATAACGCTTTTGACCAATGCTGAGACAAACTACTTTAGCGCCCTCTATGATTTGAAGCGAGCCTCTGCGGGACTTATGTATTTAAGCGGAGCAGATATGGCAGAAGTGTTTAAAAAGAAAATACTGTAA
- a CDS encoding HlyD family secretion protein gives MDQAVDNTPDNNKKKIALTVLTIVIVIGGLVTILYLRYKAHHISTDDAFVEGKIHTVSAKVSGTVKTIHVTDNQFVKEGQLLVELDDSDYVLRLKETEAALAAEKAKAGEADSKLDTAKGQLSEHDAKTAIAKANVALSEANLKQAQLDIKRAENLYKDEAISKEKYEKTQTSYSVLTAAKNSAMEQLRQAELAFKTQRSVIKQTEAMQISQLSAIKQKEALSEEAALNLSYTKVYAPASGYINKKSVETGNRIQAGQPLMAIVALDDIWVVANYKETQVSKIHPGQKVEISVDAYPGKKFNAAVDSIMAGTGAVFSLFPPENASGHYVKVLQRIPVKIVLDNTTVKEHVLRVGMSVVPTVIVE, from the coding sequence ATGGATCAAGCAGTGGATAATACTCCGGATAACAACAAGAAAAAAATTGCCTTAACGGTCTTAACAATAGTAATTGTTATCGGCGGACTAGTTACTATTTTATACCTAAGATACAAGGCTCATCATATCTCAACGGACGATGCCTTTGTCGAGGGCAAGATTCACACAGTATCGGCAAAAGTCTCCGGTACAGTTAAGACCATTCATGTGACAGACAACCAGTTTGTCAAAGAGGGACAGCTCCTTGTGGAACTTGATGACTCCGACTATGTGCTTAGGTTAAAAGAGACAGAGGCGGCGCTTGCTGCTGAAAAAGCAAAGGCAGGCGAGGCAGACTCAAAGCTTGATACTGCCAAAGGTCAGCTTTCCGAACATGATGCAAAAACCGCTATAGCAAAGGCAAATGTCGCTCTTTCAGAGGCTAACCTCAAACAAGCGCAACTGGATATAAAAAGAGCGGAAAACCTTTACAAAGATGAGGCGATTTCTAAGGAAAAATACGAAAAGACTCAGACAAGTTACTCAGTCCTTACAGCGGCCAAAAACTCCGCTATGGAGCAGCTTAGGCAGGCAGAACTTGCATTTAAAACCCAACGGTCTGTTATAAAGCAGACAGAGGCAATGCAGATATCACAACTTTCTGCTATCAAGCAAAAAGAGGCGCTTTCTGAGGAGGCAGCCCTTAACCTGAGTTACACAAAGGTATATGCCCCAGCCTCAGGGTATATAAACAAAAAGAGCGTAGAAACCGGAAATCGCATTCAAGCCGGACAGCCCCTTATGGCGATAGTCGCCCTTGATGACATCTGGGTGGTTGCTAATTATAAAGAGACACAGGTTTCAAAGATACACCCCGGACAGAAGGTTGAAATATCGGTAGATGCCTACCCCGGGAAAAAATTCAATGCTGCTGTTGACAGCATAATGGCAGGCACAGGGGCTGTGTTTTCCCTGTTTCCGCCAGAAAACGCAAGCGGTCATTATGTTAAAGTGCTGCAGCGTATTCCTGTAAAAATCGTGCTTGATAACACCACAGTCAAAGAACACGTGCTAAGAGTGGGGATGTCTGTTGTGCCCACAGTTATTGTGGAGTGA
- a CDS encoding PAS domain S-box protein, whose translation MITAGKRLCLRILTVCAIMSVSSALFYLIALLIIKNNFYDNNFKVYVLTYSFVFFSFIGACIMVIFIYRDYRSKKRFLEEIKLFSEIVYHGSFQDRVYFEDYPDLAEVYHFINNITKNLKKKSERTEEERSQLDAILESIPDALLIIDNRDEVVYLNDRAREMFDYKSTPVSRTLIEIIRSFNLNVMLENVKKFDKSESGEIFLEHPAEKYLMVRMSPFYKKNDLSGVVIVFHDITELKKLETMRKDFVANVSHEIRTPVTAIKGFAETLIGGALTDKKNAVKFLNSIVFHSERLNRLVEDLLTISSIELGVIRINKQGINLVDVVDTVVETLRAKAAEKSLTIKTSFTSSNIPLVADKDRVVQVLINLIDNAIKFTQNGMIEIGFNDDNSKCCLYVKDTGVGIPKKSLTRLGERFYRVDPSRSRELGGTGLGLAIVKHIIRAHDWELKFESTEGEGTTVKILIPKSVKH comes from the coding sequence ATGATAACAGCCGGTAAACGCCTTTGTCTTCGCATTTTGACTGTCTGTGCAATAATGTCGGTCTCCTCAGCTCTGTTTTACCTGATTGCCTTATTAATCATTAAAAACAATTTTTATGACAATAATTTCAAAGTATATGTTCTGACATATTCTTTTGTATTTTTTTCATTTATAGGCGCATGTATAATGGTAATTTTTATTTACAGGGACTACAGGAGTAAGAAACGCTTTCTTGAAGAGATAAAGTTATTTTCAGAGATTGTCTATCACGGGAGTTTTCAGGACAGGGTCTATTTTGAGGACTACCCTGATCTGGCTGAGGTGTATCATTTTATAAACAATATAACAAAAAACCTGAAGAAAAAATCTGAAAGGACAGAAGAGGAGCGCTCCCAACTGGACGCAATACTGGAAAGCATTCCAGATGCACTGCTTATTATAGACAATCGTGACGAAGTCGTCTATTTAAACGACAGAGCACGAGAGATGTTTGACTACAAGAGCACACCTGTTTCTCGGACACTTATTGAGATAATAAGGAGTTTCAATCTAAATGTTATGCTTGAGAATGTGAAAAAATTTGACAAAAGCGAATCCGGCGAAATATTTCTTGAGCATCCAGCAGAAAAATACCTCATGGTCAGAATGTCGCCGTTTTACAAAAAAAACGATCTCTCTGGTGTGGTCATTGTCTTTCATGATATTACTGAGTTAAAGAAACTTGAGACAATGAGAAAAGATTTTGTGGCAAACGTATCCCACGAGATACGGACTCCGGTCACTGCCATAAAGGGATTTGCCGAAACCCTTATCGGGGGCGCCTTAACGGATAAAAAGAATGCCGTCAAATTTTTAAACTCGATTGTCTTTCACAGCGAGCGTCTTAATAGGCTGGTTGAAGACCTGCTTACCATCTCAAGTATAGAGCTGGGCGTTATACGAATAAACAAGCAAGGCATTAATCTTGTTGATGTTGTTGACACTGTGGTAGAGACTCTCAGGGCTAAGGCCGCTGAAAAATCACTAACAATTAAAACCTCTTTTACCAGCAGCAATATACCGCTTGTGGCGGACAAGGACAGAGTGGTGCAGGTTTTGATTAATCTTATTGATAACGCTATAAAGTTTACTCAAAATGGGATGATAGAGATAGGCTTTAATGATGACAACTCCAAATGTTGTCTTTACGTTAAAGATACGGGAGTGGGGATTCCCAAAAAGAGTCTTACCCGCCTTGGGGAGAGATTTTACCGCGTTGACCCCTCACGGTCAAGAGAGCTTGGAGGAACCGGGCTTGGACTTGCCATAGTCAAACACATCATCCGGGCGCACGATTGGGAATTGAAATTTGAAAGTACTGAGGGAGAAGGTACTACGGTTAAAATACTGATTCCAAAATCTGTAAAACATTAA
- a CDS encoding Tol-Pal system subunit TolQ, translating into MEQTVINLILQAGYVVKGVMLTLLVFSVVSWGIIIYKWRFFAKGKRESNDFVRYFRAGKEPGGLHKLARACTVSPLANIYTAVYEDKDVSGTDGIRRALNRYGALETANLEKYLNFLATTGSTTPFIGLFGTVWGIMNAFKGIGAAGSASLAVVAPGIAEALITTAAGLATAIPAVIGYNYYLSMAKRMMVEMEDFSEDLQAFFEGLIIESRKK; encoded by the coding sequence ATGGAACAGACAGTTATAAATTTAATTTTGCAAGCTGGTTACGTTGTTAAGGGCGTAATGTTGACACTGCTTGTGTTTTCGGTAGTTTCATGGGGCATAATAATTTATAAGTGGCGGTTTTTTGCAAAGGGCAAGCGGGAATCCAATGATTTTGTAAGATACTTCAGAGCAGGTAAGGAACCTGGCGGGTTACATAAGTTAGCTAGGGCCTGCACAGTAAGTCCGCTTGCAAATATCTATACCGCAGTCTATGAGGACAAAGACGTCTCAGGGACAGACGGCATAAGAAGAGCATTAAACAGATACGGTGCGCTTGAGACCGCTAATCTTGAAAAATATTTGAACTTTCTTGCCACAACCGGTTCAACAACTCCGTTTATAGGGCTGTTTGGTACGGTTTGGGGTATTATGAACGCTTTCAAAGGTATTGGAGCAGCTGGCTCTGCATCTCTTGCCGTGGTTGCCCCCGGTATTGCGGAGGCTCTGATTACAACAGCTGCTGGTCTTGCTACAGCGATACCTGCCGTTATCGGTTATAATTACTATCTCAGCATGGCAAAAAGAATGATGGTTGAGATGGAGGATTTTTCAGAAGACCTGCAAGCCTTTTTTGAGGGACTAATTATTGAAAGTAGAAAAAAATAG
- a CDS encoding protein TolR, with protein MLVLLVIFMVTAPMMKQGMDIELPKTKGSSLPNQERFTVTIKKDGVLYLNTEKMTEEALINKLKSVSTINPDVYLEADKTVPYGRVAELMAEIKAAGIEKLGLVTEPKVNEK; from the coding sequence ATGTTGGTGTTGCTGGTGATTTTTATGGTTACAGCTCCTATGATGAAACAGGGCATGGACATAGAATTACCAAAAACCAAAGGCTCATCTCTTCCAAATCAGGAGAGATTCACTGTTACTATAAAAAAAGACGGTGTGCTTTACCTAAACACAGAGAAAATGACCGAGGAGGCTCTGATTAATAAACTAAAGAGCGTCAGCACAATAAACCCTGATGTATATCTTGAAGCGGATAAGACCGTTCCCTATGGTCGTGTAGCCGAATTAATGGCTGAAATAAAAGCGGCAGGCATAGAAAAACTTGGCCTTGTTACAGAACCCAAAGTAAATGAAAAATAA